The Candidatus Methanoperedens sp. nucleotide sequence ACATTAAGAGGGATATTCACTCATCGAACACATATGCTCACTTTCCGAGAAATATTTGCCGAACCTGTTGAGAATAATGTTATCAAGTAGCAATATTCCATTACGAGAACACATTTTATACGTTTTATTCAATCGGATTATATCGTCTTCAGAAGGTTCTGGAGCTTCCGTAAGACTGTGTTCTCCATAGATGTGGTTGTAAACCGTGATAATGCGAGCTGCCTTGCGTAAGAGGGCTTCAGCCAAAATATCACATATAGAATGAGTTAAATCATCAACTGCTATAACGGATGCTTTAATAAGGCGATTTTTTTTGTTTAATGAAACTACTATTAAATGTTCATGGATTGCATGGTCGATATTCACCACTTTTAAAATGTCGCCCGGATAGCGAATTATTATCGGAATATCGTTTATGGTGCATTCATGTGATATATTTTTAAGATATTTTTTTGCATAACGTACATAATGCTTTTTTATAAATGCTTCAGTCTCAAGATAGTTCATCTATTATTCTTCATTGTAACGTTGTTGTTAAACGTTTCGGTAGGTACACCATATTCCACTTTTCCACAGGCGGCTCTGATGGTGATGGATAATCTTTATACTACAAAATGCCTTTTTATGGCTTGTATCCTATCTTTAGCATATATAAATATTTTTACAATACATAATTTTGATGGTTCGACATTATCATTTCCAAAGCTTTTTATTGATATACCATGTCTTTTGAGGGAATATGAGAGCCGTCATTCCCTTCAGGAAAAGTAATGCAAAGTCAAGGTTAAGCTCATTGCTATCTGAAAAAGAGCGCGAGGAGCTTGCGATGGCAATGCTGAATGACGTGGCAGGAACGCTTGTGAGTTCAGGATGCTTTGACGTGATCGATATTTTATCTACATCAATGATCGAAGTCAAAGGTGTCAATACCGTGCTGACTAAAATGGGTTTGAATGAAGCCCTGAATGAATACCTTGGCAAGATGTCATCACATAAAATAAATGAGCCAGTCCTTATAATTATGGCTGATATTCCTCTTGTTTCAACAAAGAACATAATAGACATTGTATCCACAAAGGCCGATATCGTGGTCGCACCCGGCAGGATGGGAGGCACGAACGCAATATTTATCCGCGACCCGGCAAGTTTCCATGTAGATTATTACGGCGCAAGTTTTCTTAAACATCTCAATATCGCTTCAGGTCTCCATACAGAGATCTTTGACTCTTTTAATCTCAGTACCGATATAGATGAAGTTCCTGACCTTATAGAAGTCCTTCTTCACGGGAAAGGGCAGTCGAAGGAATACTTAAAGAAGATCGGCATAGATATATCCGCGAACGGCGGTCGTGTGGGGGTTAAAAGGTCTGGATAATCCACATCGGTAATCTTTCTTGGCTATGCTGAATCGGAATTATTTATCATATATTTTTCCTGTGACCAACTTTTAAAATTAATATTTTAAGCTTGCTGTTTTTGATATCCATTATAACCCTATAATCACCTACCCGCAACTTATAACCAGAATCTTCCACAAGTTTAGTCACATAAGTTTCAGGTCTTACTCTGATTCGTTCCAATACGGCAATTATTCTTTCCTGGATGCTTTTTTCCAGTTTCTTAAGCTGTCTGAAAGCTTTATCTGAAAAAATAATTTCATAAGTCATATTCCAAGCTCTTTCTTTACCTCAACTAAGGTATGGAAATTGCCAGCTTCTATCTCGGCACGGGCATGAGCTATTTCTTCTTTTGTTTCTTTACTGAGTTCCCGGGAATCCTCTACCAGGTCCCAAATCACTTCCTCATAGGTCTCTTTTTCAAATAGCTTCCTTTTTACAAGCTCTTTGTGTAGATCTTCACTTATCTGAATTGAAGTTGTCATTGATAATCACTATAACAGATTATAATCTGTTATAGTAATAAACATTTCTCAACATAAAGATTCACTCATTTTTTCTTTGATATTTACCGGGGCTTTCAGCCACCGCCAGGCCTGATTCCTGGGATGATTTAATATAGACCGTTCGTGCAAGGGGCTTTTCATCCTCAATTAATTGTTGAATGGCAAATTCGATAGCATGAGTTCTATTTGCAAACCGCCTTTTTTCAATTTGTGTATCCATCCATTTTAACAAATCCTCATCAAGAGCAATACTGGTTTTGATTTTAGCCATACTATACCCTACCCCCTAATACCACAAAGTATTTAGTGATTCATTACCCTATTATACCTAATTATACCTCATCGGGGTACAATTTATGGGAGTAATTGGCGTGGCAATACTAGAATCCAAAAATGAAAGAGTAAAACTACTGAAAAAAGGGTTTACAGGTACACAGATAGAGATGCTATATGTGATTCTCAATTCCCTTGATGTCGTGAGTGTGGACTGGCAGGATAATGAAAATCTTGATCGGAAGGAAGAAAAAAAGAATAAAAACATTAAGGATTTCCTGGAAGACTGCAGATCAAGAGGATTGACAGAACAGACGATAGCAACCTACAAATCAAATATTGCAACATTCCTTAAATTTGTGGGGAATCCTATTAATGTTGATACTTCAGCCCTCTGTAAGTTCCTGGATTATCTTAAAGAAATGGAATACAGGAAAGGGAAAATTATTAAAAGGGGAGTTCATCCCAACACGATCAAAGCATATTTTTCGGCAATCTCAACATATTACGATTATCTGGTTTTTAATCGACAACTCGACATTAACCCTGTACTTCAATTTACACGCCGTTATCTTTCACAGATCAAAGACCAATATGACGGAGAAAACTCACGGCAAATTATCAGTATCGATGACATGAGACGACTTTTAACATTAGATATGCCGATCCTGGATAGGGCCATCCTTATAATCCTGGCAAAGACCGGAGTAAGAAGGGGCGAACTCATAGCTATGGATCGGGAAGATCTCAATCTTGAGAAAAAAGAGATTATACTAAGACCCAAAGCTAAAAGGGCTAACAGGTTAGTATTTTTTGACGATGAGACCATGCTTGTATTGAGAACATACCTTGAATGGAGAGATAAAAAGACTAAATCCAGAGCTCTCTTTGTTTCCCCATACAACAGTGAAAGAATCAGTAGAAATAGGGTTAATGAGATTGTGGCCAGACATGGAAGTACATTAGGTTTGCATGATCCGGAGGGTAACCTTAACACAAAATTGACCCCTCATTGTTTCAGACATTGGTTTAACACGCATTTGAGACGGTCAGGGTTAGCCAGGGAATTTATCCAGGAATTAAAAGGAGATCAGCACAAGGATGTAATAGACATATATGACCATATTGACCTGTCAGAGTTAAAAAATCGTTATTTAGAGTGCATTCCAAAACTTTTTAATGGCTACCCTGATGGGAGGGTGAAAGTATCTCCAGATCACAGAGAGTTAATAATCTCCAGATCATAGAGAGTTCATAGGAAGTTAATAGTTAGATCGGATCATTTAAAAATGGCGCAAAGTATATCTTATATAATTAAGCAGTTAAGACGTTATGCAACTTGAAAATCTCAGACACGGCACGGAACTTTTAAAACGCGGTTTTGCATCTATGCAAAAAGGCGGCGTCATTATGGATGTCACAACACCCGAAGAAGCAATTATTGCAGAAAAAGCCGGCGCTGTGGCTGTCATGGCGCTGCACCAGGTTCCTGCGGACATACGAAAATCCGGGGGAGTTGCCAGGATGGCTGATCCGCAGGTTATTGCATCAATCATTGATGCTGTGACCATACCTGTTATGGCAAAGGCAAGGATAGGGCATTTCGTTGAGGCCGAGATAATTGAAGCGCTTGGTGTTGACATGGTAGATGAGTCTGAAGTTCTTACACCTGCAGATGAGATGTACCATATCGATAAAACAAAATTCACAATACCTTTCGTTTGCGGAGCCCGGGACCTCGGAGAAGCACTTCGAAGGATCAATGAAGGTGCAGCGATGATAAGAACAAAAGGTGAAGCTGGAACTGGCGATGTGAAAGAAGCAGTCAGGCATATGCGTGCCATCATGGGTACAGTGCGGGAGCTAAAAGGCAAAGACTCAGAGGAATTAATAGCAGTTGCTCGAAGAATAGAAGCGCCAATAGAGCTTGTAAAAGAGACTGCAAAGCTTCAGAGACTTCCTGTCGTGAATTTCGCAGCTGGCGGAATAGCTACGCCAGCAGACGCGGCTCTAATGATGCGGCTTGGAGCAGATGGTGTTTTTGTGGGTTCAGGGATTTTTAAGGCAGAAAATCCTGAAAAGATGGCTTCTGCAATTGTCGAAGCTGTGAATAATTATGACAACGCTTCCGAGCTTGCAAGGATATCAAAGGGGCTTGGCGGTGTAATGAAAGGTATCGATATAAGGGGTTTATCTGATAAGGAAGTTCTCCAGGCAAGAGGATGGTAAGTCATCTATCTTAACATACCTTATTTATCAAGCTTCTTGTCAGGATAATTGTCAATTCATGCAGCTTTATTGTTGCATCGTTATAGAATAAATTAGATTTCGTATTCTTTTTATGCAGCAGCATTGTCATTATAATAATCATTTTATTACCAAACACGTATATAAATAATAATGATTATACTAATAATTAACAAGTAGCGTCCAAGAAAAAAGATAAAAATCGAGGAGATCATGGCCCAAAACAACACAGAACTGATAAAAGAAAATACTGAAAGAATGACTGAAGAACAGGAACATAATAAGGAAAGAACAGGAAGATTTTTACCTATCTTTTTCTGGACTGATTAAGTCGATAAACCAAGGAGATTCATATGAATGAAAACAAAATACAAAAAACCGATAAACAGGATATGAATCTGAGAATTGCCCCGAAATCACTTGATACAGGTTCGAATGGACAGTTTCAGCAATATATGACGTTTCTCGGAATATATCAAATCCCAAAATAATTGTAAGCTCCACAAAGATCAGCTTCTTGCTACACCTGTCTTTACAGGCATAATCACAGAAGACCAAGGCCCGATGACAATCTTTCTTAGAGTTGCGTTTATAATATTAATTATCTGGGTTGCTATGCTGAAATCTATTTTTTCTTCCGGTTCTCGATCTCTTTCTTAAGCCAGGGCCCTACATCAAGTCCATGAACAAGACTTTTCAGGTCGTCCTTCAGGTTGCTGGGCTTTAATCTGATCAACCAGCCTTCTCCATACGGGTCTCCTTTTAAGAGATCAAGATCATCTTCGATATTTTCATTGACTTCTGTTATCGTACCGGAAACAGGCATCAATAAGCCGCCCACCCATTTTGCTGATTCAAGCGACCCGAATGCTTCTCCTGCCTCGAATTCATCGTCCTCAAGAGGAAGGTCAATAAATTCGATATTTCCCGCTGCTTTTGCTCCATAGGCATCAAGACCAACTGTAACAGTACCATTGTCTTCAATTCTGGCCCATGTGTGATCTTTAGTATAATACAATTCTTCCGGAAGTTTATGTCCCTCTATTTCAACCATTATTTTTCCTCTTTTGTTAGGTTATTACATTTTTATATATATAGTTAATTATCCGCATATCGCTCGCGTTCTTTGGCGATCAAACTGGCATAATATCCTGTTGCTTCTTCCACTTTCATTACATGTTTATCATCAAATTTCCCTTTTACTTTCACGATCCACTCATTGTAAGGGTCACTATTGATAGCATTCGGGTCATCCCAGAGTTTTTCATTTACTGAAGTGACTTTCGTATCAAACGGGACTGATATCTGGGATACCGCTTTTATTGTTTCGTACGCAACAAGCATGTCCCCTTTTTTGATTGATTCTCCTATTTCAGGAAGATCAATGTGTACGATCCCTTTAGATAACGATTGGCCAAGTTCGGTTATTCCTATAAGGATTTCGCCATTTTCAGGCTTTAGCCATATGTGGTTTTTCATGTAATACCGATCATCGGGGAAATCAAACTCATAGGCCTTCATATTGCCTACAATCGAAAGAGATGTATAAAATACTTTTGCATGGTTTTTTAGTTCTTAGTATCATTCAAGCATTTAAAGGTATTTTTGTGAAAATAAACTATGCAAATACCTTTAATACCGGATTTATCCAATCTAAAGTGGTTAATTGTTCAGCAAATACTTGAAATAATCGATTCAAAGAAGTCACAAAAAATTGCAAGCAGATTAAAAATACAGGAATACTTCCATTTAACTGGGGATATAATAATATAATTTTCATTCTAAAAAAGAAATGGTCTTTAATTTTATATCTGTTATATATTCATGCAGGGTCATCTGACCCTGCCTTCGTCGTCACCCGTTTGAAACAATCCCTGATATAGTTCCCGTTGGCTTCTTAACGAGTTCAATATCCTGTATTACAACAGCGCTGCCTATTGTCGAGACAATTATCGAACTGTTGGCATTATACGTCGGATCAAGCTTTGCTGAAAGGTCAAACGTACCTTCAGTGACAGTGAACGAATAGAACCCTGTCTCATTTGTCATTGTCGGAAGGCTGGTGTTAATGGACACTGTTACACCCGGGATGGCCGTTTTAGTCACGCTGTCTATTACTGAACCATTAATGTACCTCACCGATGGAAGTATAGTGGTTGCCGTATGCGTTACCATAGTGGTATTTACATTACCGGTGGCATCCACCGTTCTTGTACCGATCGTGTATGTTCCCGGAGATACACTGGCATTGTAATACTGTACTCCTTTTGTGACATTGTTCTGGAATGCTCCATTCAGATAAACCATAACCCTGTCAAAATCCTGGTCTTGCGGGTCAGTCCATGTCCAGTTGATATAATTCTGTGCATAGCTCACATTCGCCAGGTTTATAACGCTTGTGGGAGGCGTAGTATCCCCACTGGCAGTGGTATTGGCAGAATCACTGACTGTAGTGGCATTCACGTTACCTGTTGTATCTACAGTCTTTGTTCCTATGGTATACGTTGTGCTTGCATTCAATCCCGTAGCCGTGTATGTTCCTGATGTTACATTGGTCTTGAAAACACTGTCAAGATACACTTCAACATGATCAAAGTCCGAATCTGACGGATTTGTCCATGACCAGGTTATGCTTGTTTCACCGGTTGCTGTTTCGCCAAGAGCGGTAACACTTGCTGGAGGTGTTGCATCGGCGGAGGTTATTGCAGAATCAGTGACTGTAGTGCTGTTCACGTTACCTGTTGTATCCACTGTCTTTATACCAATTGTGTAAGTGGTGCTTGCATTCAATCCCGAAGCAGTATATGTTCCCGAGGTCATATTAGTCTTGAAAACACTGTCAATATACACTTCAACATGATCAAAGTCGGGATCTGAGGGGTTTGTCCATGACCAGGTGATGCTTGTTTCGCCGGTTGCAGTTTCACCAAGACCAGTCACGCTTGAAGGAGGGGTAGCATCTGATGCCGTGGTTGCTGGATCAGTGACCATGCTTGCATTCACATTTCCAACTGTATCTACGGTCTTTGTGCCAATTGTGTAAGTGGTGCTTGCATTCAACCCGGTAGCAGTGTATGTTCCCGATGTTACGTTGGTCTTGAAAACACTGTCAAGATACACTTCAACATGATCGAAGTCGGAATCGGACGGGTTTGTCCATGACCAGGTGATGCTTGTTTCAGCGGTTGCTGTTTCACCAAGAGCAGTAACACTTGCAGGGGGCGTAGTGTCTTCTGTTGTTCCCGAAGCCGAAACCTGGTGCTGTAGCCTGTCCATCTTAACATCTATTGAAAGAGACCCTCCATGGCATTCGAAACATCTGGAATCATTATATGTGGCATTTAATGTCCGATTTACACCTATTGACCCATCTGCCTGATGATCAACATATCCTGCCCTGTTCGATGCCCATGTAGAGTTTGTTATTTCAGGAGGCACTACTCCAAAAGAATAATTGAAAATATTCACCATGTTCGTATAATTTTGCGTGCTGGTATTTACATGGCATGCACTGCACCAGTAGCTTGTGGAATTAATGGTTCCGTTAATTTCATTATTTCCCATGAAACTTCTAATTCTGCCCAGGCCGTATGCTTCATTATAGGATCTGCCGTGACAATACCTGCATGAATTTTCATTCTCTACCCAGTATGGTCTCAAACCGGTATTATTCCACCTGAAACCTGTCTGCTGGGCATGAGTCTGGGGGTTCGGTATCCTCGGCGGGTTCAGTGTCAGTCCATTTGTTGTATTGTACGCACTAATGGTACCCTGGTCCTGGTGACATGCCCCGCATGTACTCCTATTGTCGTAAGGGAAAAGGCTTTCCTGGTGCATAGGTGCATTATTGAAATCTTTATGGCATTCATCACATGGGACAAATTTATTTTCCGCCGCCCCTCCTGGTTTTCCAGTGAGCGAATGTTCAACCTGGACTTTATGGCACCCAGTATAACAATTCCCTGCATAGTTACCACTGCCATTGATTCCTCCTGTGCCCACGTAACCGGGTGTGCCCCTGTTGACATTCGATGTATTTGTTCCATTTATCGATACATTGTAGCTCAGGAGCTTATTGTTACTGTGGCTTCCTCCATGGCAGTATTTACATGCCACCATCTTGTTGTGACCTTCCTCAACAGGTATTTTACTTCCTTTGTAATCATGGTGTTCTGCGCACTGGATAGGGTTTGGATATTTTGCGTTGAAGGTGCCGTTCAGTCTCGTTCCGGCTGGATATCCGGGAATTTCGACTGGCAAAGTTCCGGATGGACTCGTACCCCATGCAACATTATGGCATGTCTCATCTCCGCAGGTTGTGACGTTGTTGTTATCCTGTCTTGGATGACCGGTGCTGTTCCCGTACAGGATGCTATCCTCTGTAACGCCGCTGCCTTTCTCTACTGGCCAGACACCGTTATCTGCATTCTTGTAAACACCGTGACAATCGGCACAATTCGGCTCTCCGTCAACTCTTCTTGTGCCTGACATAGCATTGTGGCAACGGGAGCGGGAGCAACTGGAACTTTGCTCAAGATTCGCATGGTCATTAAAATTCCTTCCATTCTCAGACGAGCCCCAGTAAGTATCCCCAATGTTATATGCAAGCCATGTGATATTCTCCTCGGGCTGACCGTCACCATTTATATCAATGTAAACGCTGTAAACTTCACCGCTGATGTATTGGCCCCAGATAGCTTTTGCGTCATCATTCCAGATATAGGCCGTCCCAGGAACATCAGGTGAACCTTCCCAGGTTACATTATAGACACCGCTTTCCCCTGCCACTTCGGTCATTGTTTTTTCCCGGTTATGCGTACCGGGTGGCTGGGTCTTATTATTAGAGAGCCAGGCTTTGACATTCGTGAGATGCTGGATAGGCTTTCCGGTTTCATCCATGATTAAGGACTGGACTTTTATCCTGGTCATATCTTTGAAATAGGGATAACTTTGTGTAACAGCAAGATATGCTACACCGTCTTTCTCGGTAGTACTATATACCCCATCATAATTTGTATCCCCGCCCCTGTCAGCCACAGCCAGGTTTGCCTGTCTTGAATAGCCGAACCAGTAGGCTGGATGGCTCATGAAGGAATGGGACATGTTTGCAGAGCCTCTGTGATCCTGGACATTATACATGTACCATGGAGAGGATACAGTGTTTGTTCCGTCATTTACTTCCACCCTGTACCTGACGTTATCCTCTAAAAGATAGGGGTTTAACATAGCATTGTATTCAAGACCTGTCTGTTTAACCATAGGCCTGGTTTGCACTGTCTGGTTATTGATTGTATAATAAAGAGTAGCTGAAGTAATGTTGAAGTTATCCAAAGCATGTGCTGTGACATTAACATAGTCATCATCAACAGGGAAATAGGGTTTTCTATTTACGCTATCTATTTGCGGTAAAGATTCATCACTCTGTGTATTATTAGCTTCCAGGTAAAGGCCTGCATAAGTGGCTGTATATCTTGAGCTGCTGCCTGTAACCTGGCGGCTTGCCCACCGGTTATAGATTTCGAAATAGTAATCTCCATTCGCATATCCAGGTATAGTATATGAGTACACCCCGTCCTCTTCATAGGTCATGGCTGTAGCTGATATAACAGAAGCACCGGTTGAATTCCATACAGCAATTGTGGGAGTATTAAGATTATTACGATAAGGGGTACCTGCATCGGAATATAGCTTCATATATATTTTTTGCTGGTTGGTTCCATCCCAGGAAGGACCTGTTGATGTATTGAAAACTTCGATTTTCCATAGGGCTCCATGTGCAGCGTTTGATTGTCCCGCAAAAAATACATGCTGTTCCCGCAGTATATTCGAGCCTGCTGTAACTGAAAATAATACATTGATATACTTGCCCGCGTAATTTGGCATATTTATTGCAGGGCCAGAATAAGAGCCACCTCCGTTATTGGTTGCCGTACCTGTTGAAATCTGGGAATTGTCATTTACATTAAAATAAGTATAGGAGACCGTTGCAGTTGAAACAGGATTTCCTCCCTGGTTGTAAACCCACACCTTCGGAGTAAAGGACGTAGAATAATTAAAAGGTATGTCCATCCCGGAATCAAAAACTATCTTCCAATTGTCATTCGGTGTTGCCGGGGCAGCAAAAGATGGAACAACTATTAATAATAAACATATTAATGATATTAAAATAGAATCAACATATCTTTTTTGTTTTTTTTCATTTTTTTCAAAGATAAAAGCATTTTTGCTTTGCAGACTAACGTATTTACTGTTTTTCGCCATACCTATCCTATCCAACATTTTTAGTTTTTATTGTTTTTAATTATAAAGGCATTTTACAGCCGGATTATATTCGTTTTTTCCCTTTTTTTACAATACCTGAGGAAATATATATATATTTCGTTTTGTTTTTGCACGAAAATAATTGGTATTATGATATTTAATGATCTTTTTAGCCTGTCTGGCCTTAATTTGTTACTATTCCATTTATCGTACCTGTTGGTTTAATTGCCAGAATTGCCTCACGGGTTTCTTGTGCGGATCTTGTTATTGTTACCGATGAAAAGGTGTTATTGGCATAGAATTCAGGTTCCTTAGTGGCTGTCAGGTTATAAGTTCCGATAGTTAAGTCCAGTGAATAAAAGCCATTACTATCGGTTTTTGCAAATGCCCCGGTATTTGTTATTACCGTTGCTCCCGCAATCCCGTAACCGCTGCTGTTCTTTACAG carries:
- the cofC gene encoding 2-phospho-L-lactate guanylyltransferase; the protein is MRAVIPFRKSNAKSRLSSLLSEKEREELAMAMLNDVAGTLVSSGCFDVIDILSTSMIEVKGVNTVLTKMGLNEALNEYLGKMSSHKINEPVLIIMADIPLVSTKNIIDIVSTKADIVVAPGRMGGTNAIFIRDPASFHVDYYGASFLKHLNIASGLHTEIFDSFNLSTDIDEVPDLIEVLLHGKGQSKEYLKKIGIDISANGGRVGVKRSG
- a CDS encoding type II toxin-antitoxin system RelE/ParE family toxin, producing MTYEIIFSDKAFRQLKKLEKSIQERIIAVLERIRVRPETYVTKLVEDSGYKLRVGDYRVIMDIKNSKLKILILKVGHRKNI
- a CDS encoding recombinase; translated protein: MGVIGVAILESKNERVKLLKKGFTGTQIEMLYVILNSLDVVSVDWQDNENLDRKEEKKNKNIKDFLEDCRSRGLTEQTIATYKSNIATFLKFVGNPINVDTSALCKFLDYLKEMEYRKGKIIKRGVHPNTIKAYFSAISTYYDYLVFNRQLDINPVLQFTRRYLSQIKDQYDGENSRQIISIDDMRRLLTLDMPILDRAILIILAKTGVRRGELIAMDREDLNLEKKEIILRPKAKRANRLVFFDDETMLVLRTYLEWRDKKTKSRALFVSPYNSERISRNRVNEIVARHGSTLGLHDPEGNLNTKLTPHCFRHWFNTHLRRSGLAREFIQELKGDQHKDVIDIYDHIDLSELKNRYLECIPKLFNGYPDGRVKVSPDHRELIISRS
- the pdxS gene encoding pyridoxal 5'-phosphate synthase lyase subunit PdxS produces the protein MQLENLRHGTELLKRGFASMQKGGVIMDVTTPEEAIIAEKAGAVAVMALHQVPADIRKSGGVARMADPQVIASIIDAVTIPVMAKARIGHFVEAEIIEALGVDMVDESEVLTPADEMYHIDKTKFTIPFVCGARDLGEALRRINEGAAMIRTKGEAGTGDVKEAVRHMRAIMGTVRELKGKDSEELIAVARRIEAPIELVKETAKLQRLPVVNFAAGGIATPADAALMMRLGADGVFVGSGIFKAENPEKMASAIVEAVNNYDNASELARISKGLGGVMKGIDIRGLSDKEVLQARGW
- a CDS encoding glycine cleavage system protein H, which encodes MVEIEGHKLPEELYYTKDHTWARIEDNGTVTVGLDAYGAKAAGNIEFIDLPLEDDEFEAGEAFGSLESAKWVGGLLMPVSGTITEVNENIEDDLDLLKGDPYGEGWLIRLKPSNLKDDLKSLVHGLDVGPWLKKEIENRKKK
- a CDS encoding glycine cleavage system protein H, producing MKAYEFDFPDDRYYMKNHIWLKPENGEILIGITELGQSLSKGIVHIDLPEIGESIKKGDMLVAYETIKAVSQISVPFDTKVTSVNEKLWDDPNAINSDPYNEWIVKVKGKFDDKHVMKVEEATGYYASLIAKERERYADN